TGACGAGGAGAGCCTTTCCGCTCACGGCGCTCAATCCTTCACCTTGTAGACCCGGGCGGTCGCCAGCACCGTGCCGCATGGCCGGCGTTCGCCCTTGTCGATCACATAGACATCGGCGGCGCCGACCGAAACCGTCTTTCCGGCCATCAGCACCCGGCCCTCGGCGAGAAGCTCCTCGCCCTGCGCGAGACCGGTGTTCTTGACCGTATAGTCGAGCGTCGCGCAGGCATGACCCGCTGGCGCGACGGCATAGCAGGCGGCGATGGCGGCGACGTCGCCGACCAGCCCGACCATCGCCGTCGGAAACAGGCCGGGAGGCGTGGAATAGGTCGCGTCGAAGGGCATGCGCACCTGCGTGACG
The Mesorhizobium australicum genome window above contains:
- a CDS encoding PaaI family thioesterase, whose protein sequence is MTASRDIIAIINALPFVKNHGVELVAIEDGVTQVRMPFDATYSTPPGLFPTAMVGLVGDVAAIAACYAVAPAGHACATLDYTVKNTGLAQGEELLAEGRVLMAGKTVSVGAADVYVIDKGERRPCGTVLATARVYKVKD